The Streptomyces sp. CC0208 genome window below encodes:
- a CDS encoding MFS transporter: MSVPAEAVGQPKKAATAAWIGSALEYYDFFIYGSAAALIFPKVFFDESDPATATLLSLATFGVAYAARPVGALFLGHFGDRAGRKKIMVFTLILMGLSTFLIGCLPTRHQVGTLAPVLLVLCRVLQGISAAGEQASANSMSLEHAPARRRGFFTSFTLSGTQGGQLLATLVFLPVAALPEDQLLSWGWRVPFWLSVVVAVVGFVIRRKLDETPAFAQQAASEGVPKLPLAVLLREHWADVLRVIGGALIASVSTIFTVWALAYATSDAVGMSRSSMLWVGALANLVALAAIPAWATLSDRVGRRPVFLIGAAGSAVTMFLYLWAISTGNYPLTLLLGIVTFGVVYSAANGVWPSFYGEMFSTRVRLSGMAIGTQIGFAVAGFAVTFAARIAGPDGTDWSSVALFTAALCVPPVIAALTARETHKVPTEDLGSRAPREASRPAKVTA; the protein is encoded by the coding sequence GTGTCCGTCCCCGCCGAAGCCGTCGGGCAACCGAAAAAGGCCGCCACCGCCGCCTGGATCGGCAGCGCCCTGGAGTACTACGACTTCTTCATCTACGGCAGCGCCGCAGCCCTGATCTTCCCGAAGGTGTTCTTCGACGAGTCCGACCCGGCCACCGCGACCCTGCTGTCGCTGGCCACGTTCGGTGTCGCCTACGCGGCCCGGCCGGTCGGCGCCCTCTTCCTCGGGCATTTCGGCGACCGGGCCGGGCGCAAGAAGATCATGGTCTTCACGCTGATCCTGATGGGCCTGTCGACGTTCCTCATCGGCTGTCTGCCCACCCGCCACCAGGTCGGCACCCTCGCCCCGGTCCTGCTGGTGCTGTGCCGGGTCCTCCAGGGCATCTCGGCGGCCGGAGAGCAGGCCAGCGCCAACTCCATGAGCCTGGAACACGCGCCGGCGCGCCGACGGGGCTTCTTCACGAGCTTCACCCTCAGCGGCACCCAGGGCGGCCAACTGCTCGCCACCCTGGTCTTCCTGCCGGTCGCCGCGCTGCCCGAGGACCAACTGCTGTCCTGGGGCTGGCGCGTGCCGTTCTGGCTGAGCGTGGTGGTCGCCGTGGTCGGTTTCGTGATCCGCCGCAAGCTGGACGAGACACCAGCCTTCGCGCAGCAGGCCGCCTCCGAGGGCGTCCCGAAGCTCCCGCTGGCGGTGCTGCTGCGGGAGCACTGGGCGGACGTGCTGCGGGTGATCGGGGGCGCGCTGATCGCCTCGGTCTCCACGATCTTCACGGTGTGGGCGCTGGCGTACGCGACGAGCGACGCGGTCGGGATGAGCCGTTCCTCGATGCTGTGGGTGGGCGCGCTGGCCAACCTCGTCGCGCTCGCCGCGATCCCGGCGTGGGCCACGCTGTCGGACCGCGTCGGCCGGCGCCCGGTCTTCCTGATCGGCGCGGCGGGCAGCGCGGTGACGATGTTCCTCTACCTCTGGGCGATCTCCACGGGCAACTACCCGCTGACGCTGCTGCTCGGCATCGTCACGTTCGGTGTCGTCTACAGCGCCGCGAACGGCGTCTGGCCGTCCTTCTACGGCGAGATGTTCTCCACCCGGGTCCGGCTGTCCGGCATGGCGATCGGCACGCAGATCGGTTTCGCGGTGGCGGGTTTCGCGGTCACCTTCGCGGCACGGATCGCGGGCCCCGACGGCACCGACTGGTCCTCGGTGGCCCTGTTCACCGCGGCCCTGTGCGTCCCGCCGGTGATCGCCGCCCTGACGGCCCGCGAGACACACAAGGTCCCCACGGAGGACCTCGGCTCACGTGCGCCCCGGGAGGCGTCCCGCCCGGCGAAGGTGACGGCCTGA
- a CDS encoding TetR family transcriptional regulator has product MTSVDEPARPGGRIRDAARTQAEILDVATQEFARAGYDGARVDEIAARTRTTKRMIYYYFGGKEQLFTAVLERAYGVIREAEQELDVEHLDPVAAIRRLAEVTFDHHEQHPDFIRLVSIENIHGAEHIAASEKLGRIGSPALDVIGRILASGRESGLFTADVDAVDLHAMISSFCFFRVANRHTFGALFGRDLVAPEQREHYRAMLGDMVIAYLTADRAAD; this is encoded by the coding sequence ATGACCAGCGTCGACGAACCGGCACGACCAGGCGGGCGGATCCGCGACGCCGCCCGCACCCAGGCCGAGATCCTCGACGTGGCGACCCAGGAGTTCGCGCGGGCCGGCTACGACGGCGCCCGCGTCGACGAGATCGCCGCCCGCACCCGCACCACCAAACGGATGATCTACTACTACTTCGGCGGCAAGGAGCAGTTGTTCACGGCCGTCCTGGAGCGGGCGTACGGCGTGATCCGGGAGGCCGAACAGGAGCTGGACGTCGAGCACCTGGACCCGGTCGCGGCGATCCGGCGCCTCGCGGAGGTGACCTTCGACCACCACGAGCAGCACCCCGACTTCATCCGCCTGGTCAGCATCGAGAACATCCACGGGGCCGAGCACATCGCCGCCTCCGAGAAGCTCGGCAGGATCGGCTCCCCCGCACTCGACGTGATCGGCCGCATCCTGGCCTCGGGGCGGGAGTCCGGCCTGTTCACGGCCGACGTGGACGCGGTGGACCTGCACGCGATGATCAGCTCGTTCTGCTTCTTCCGGGTGGCCAACCGGCACACCTTCGGCGCGCTCTTCGGCCGCGACCTGGTCGCGCCGGAGCAGCGCGAGCACTACCGGGCCATGCTGGGCGACATGGTGATCGCCTACCTGACGGCGGACCGCGCGGCGGACTGA
- a CDS encoding VOC family protein: MPVNGRSHIRVARPSRDLAVAERFWVEGLGLGVVWRAEGGPEPGEHDLLMLGWPDAGWHLELVQEQGSPVEPRPTEEDLLVIYVDGPVPEDLVARLEAHGGRQVRSPNPYWNEWGVTVADPDGYRLVLCTRGWSNG; encoded by the coding sequence ATGCCCGTCAACGGCCGCAGCCACATCCGCGTCGCCCGCCCCTCCCGGGACCTGGCCGTCGCCGAACGGTTCTGGGTCGAGGGGCTCGGCCTGGGTGTCGTGTGGCGGGCCGAGGGCGGCCCCGAGCCCGGTGAGCACGACCTCCTGATGCTGGGATGGCCGGACGCCGGCTGGCACCTGGAACTGGTCCAGGAGCAGGGCAGCCCCGTCGAACCCCGCCCCACCGAGGAGGACCTGTTGGTGATCTACGTCGACGGTCCGGTGCCGGAGGACCTCGTCGCCCGCCTGGAGGCCCACGGCGGCAGACAGGTGCGGTCGCCGAACCCGTACTGGAACGAGTGGGGCGTCACGGTGGCGGACCCGGACGGGTACCGGCTGGTGCTGTGCACGCGGGGCTGGTCGAACGGGTAG
- a CDS encoding histidine phosphatase family protein, with amino-acid sequence MGDLLLVRHGETEWSVSGQHTSWTDLPLTQHGEEQAKSLAPLLSDRTFSLALTSELDRAIRTAELAGITGALTDPDLHEWDYGAYEGVTTVDIHRTRPDWNLWTDGVPPGPDGHPGESPEDVGRRADRVLTRVDAALPDGDVVLVAHAHFLRVLTARRLGLPPADGRLFQLATGTVSRLSTEHDRPVIAEWNTRA; translated from the coding sequence GTGGGGGATCTCCTTCTGGTCCGCCACGGTGAGACGGAGTGGAGCGTGTCGGGACAGCACACCAGCTGGACCGACCTGCCCCTCACCCAGCACGGCGAGGAACAGGCCAAGTCACTCGCTCCGCTCCTCTCGGACCGGACCTTCTCGCTCGCGCTCACCAGTGAGCTGGACCGCGCGATACGCACCGCCGAACTGGCGGGCATCACCGGGGCCTTGACCGACCCCGACCTCCACGAGTGGGACTACGGCGCCTACGAGGGCGTCACCACCGTCGACATCCACCGCACCCGGCCCGACTGGAACCTGTGGACCGACGGGGTCCCGCCCGGCCCGGACGGACACCCCGGCGAATCCCCTGAGGACGTCGGCCGCCGCGCCGACCGGGTCCTCACCCGGGTCGACGCCGCCCTCCCGGACGGAGACGTGGTCCTCGTGGCCCACGCCCACTTCCTGCGGGTCCTGACGGCCCGCCGGCTGGGGCTGCCACCGGCGGACGGCCGGCTGTTCCAGCTGGCTACCGGGACGGTGAGCCGTCTTTCGACGGAACACGACCGCCCGGTGATCGCGGAGTGGAACACGAGGGCCTAG
- a CDS encoding shikimate dehydrogenase, with protein MARDSFLVGLIGAGIGPSLSPALHEREADRQGLRYVYRLIDIDVLGAGPEGVGELVRAARDLGFDGLNITHPCKQLVIGHLDALAPQAEALGAVNTVVFDNGRTTGHNTDVTGFAASFARGLPDVPLERVVQLGAGGAGAAVAHAMLTLGAGRVTVVDALADRAADLAAALNRHFGEGRAAAAGPDRLAPLLADADGLVHATPTGMAAHPGLPLPAELLHPGLWVAEVVYRPLETELLRTARALGCATLDGGGMAVFQAADAFRLFTGREPDAARMLADIAELAGVVGAPK; from the coding sequence GTGGCCAGGGACTCGTTTCTCGTCGGACTGATCGGCGCCGGCATCGGCCCCTCGCTGAGCCCGGCGCTGCACGAGCGGGAGGCGGACCGGCAGGGCCTGCGCTATGTGTACCGGCTCATCGACATCGACGTGCTGGGTGCGGGCCCCGAGGGGGTCGGCGAGCTGGTGCGGGCCGCCCGGGACCTGGGCTTCGACGGGCTGAACATCACCCACCCGTGCAAGCAGCTGGTCATCGGGCACCTGGACGCGCTCGCCCCGCAGGCGGAGGCGCTCGGCGCGGTGAACACCGTCGTCTTCGACAACGGCCGCACGACCGGACACAACACCGACGTCACCGGCTTCGCCGCGTCCTTCGCGCGCGGGCTGCCCGACGTGCCCCTGGAGCGGGTCGTGCAGCTGGGGGCGGGGGGCGCGGGGGCGGCCGTCGCGCACGCCATGCTCACCCTGGGCGCCGGACGCGTCACCGTCGTCGACGCGCTCGCCGACCGGGCCGCCGACCTCGCCGCCGCCCTGAACCGGCACTTCGGTGAGGGACGCGCGGCCGCGGCCGGCCCGGACCGGCTCGCCCCGCTGCTCGCCGACGCCGACGGCCTCGTGCACGCCACCCCCACCGGCATGGCCGCCCACCCCGGCCTGCCCCTGCCGGCCGAACTGCTCCACCCCGGGCTGTGGGTCGCCGAGGTGGTCTACCGCCCGCTGGAGACGGAACTGCTGCGCACCGCTCGCGCGCTCGGCTGCGCCACTCTGGACGGGGGCGGCATGGCCGTCTTCCAGGCCGCCGACGCGTTCCGGCTGTTCACGGGGCGGGAGCCGGACGCGGCGCGGATGCTGGCGGACATCGCGGAACTGGCGGGCGTGGTCGGCGCCCCCAAGTAG